tgttcagtaggccacatttaattgttttatttttcgttttagtctgagttgtgtttatttttatgatattttcctgatttctaccttttagattatttttaaatctatttaatTTTGGCCCTGGGGGAGACACTGTCGCCCCCTTATATAGCATATATGTCCGATTCTCATTCAATACCTGTAATTGTCTTATCACACTCCCCTATATTAAGATTCAAATTCATAATAGAAACTATAAACTTAAGTAATTTAGAGTGTCAGATGTATGGAGTTCTAACATGTTTGATTGTAACCTTTTTTAGCAGGTATGTCTCTACATGTCCATCATCAGCGGGAAATGCATCCATTCTGTTCATCCATTCACCTACAGTCTACAGCAGGACAAAATAGTAAAACTACTCATTTGCCTTAAATTACTAACCTGTACCATGTTTCAGAGTTATTTCTATTCAAAATACTTTTATAATGCAATTAAAGATAATTTAGAATTTGGGAAAGTTATAAAGCCTCTGTAATAAATGCTGGTTGGTTACGAAAAGCAGTTAAACAACAATATCATAAAGTGAATGTAAGAATTAACACAATCAATGCATTAATTAGAAAAACTATATAtttcaaaatatcaaaaaatgaATACATTAATTTATCTAAAAATAATCTATACCTGTCAGAgatcaagtttaaaaaatacTGACTCTTAGTTGATTAATTTTTGGTTGATCTTGGTCTTGCATAGTTTGTTTCCATCTTTGTCCCTTTTTCTCCACCTGATTGTGGGTTCAGGTATCTTCACAGGTACACCAGAATCTTTATCTTGCTTGAAATTAGCAAGCAGGACATCAAGATGTTGAAGTTGTTCATTTATTTCCTGTTCATTCGTCTCCTTATCCGGGATCATTAAAGGGTTGTTAATATTTGAGTCACTCATGGCGATggacagacaaaacaaaacagaacaatccacaaaagacaaaaaataataaaaaagaaagacaagagacACAAAAGAGGGACAAAGGAAAGACAGATGACAGACGTGGCTCTTAAAAGTGCctttgtttaacatttttcacGGAGCTTGGTTGACTGGTGCAAACGTCGGATTACTGAAAAAGAACCTGTTGAGAAAAAATGCTTAGATTTCACAAGCTCTTCATCTGTTTGCCACAGTAATAGACAACAAAGACAGGTGGAGAAGATTTTAGCTGTGCTGATGCAAGTTTGATTTGCCTACAAACCTTGTATGGTACATACAACCTatacaataaaatcacagtGATGTGAGTACCTCCAGGCATTCAGCTGGAAAGCTGTCAAAGCTTTGATTTAAATGCAATTGAACAAGCTTGCTATAATCAATGTTTCCAGACCGGGTTCATAAACAAAACCTGGGTGGACTTTAAGCATCAAAGTGGCAACAGCAAGCATGAGTAGAAACTTCACCATGACTCTACCATGActaattaaatgtaataattacAGCTACTATTTGATCAGCTCTCCGCAGCTACTTTAACTAGCTTACCGCTCATTTTATGAGCCAAAACAGGTTTAAACTTATCTAAATCTCTTCAACTATTCACTGTTCCTCAGACTTGCCACCACTACCTCGTAAAACTATCAAAAGCAACTTTGTAAAGTAactcttttttttgtgttttgtagtCCAAAAAATTGACAGATTCAGGTTTGTACTCAGCCGGATGCAGCTGACGTATCCAATGACGtcagcttcttcttcttggaTTTTTTTGGCGGGTGGCATCCATCATCCTTCTTAAACATTAACTTCTTCTTATTAATATTGGTGGATTGCAAACAACCTCAGCGGCACACACCGCTACCTGTTGTACATGAGCGTGTAACCTCAAAGCCGCCACCTGCTgtattctttgttttaattttgtatgATGATAAAAATAAGGCGTTATTTTTAACCATGATGTTATGAAGACATCTTTGACTCTGGTTTAATTCTTCCATATTAAATTATGTTTCTGttaagaaaacaaaccaaaaagaaaGAGCCATCCATAGCAGAAGGTAAAATCACGACTTAATTCGGAAAACCGGAAGACATCTTTTAGAGTTTAAGTAAAATGAACTAAAGGGTTAAAACATTACAGATACATCAGCTGTGCACGGATTTTAGCACTTGTTTATGCCTTTTAAAAAATGATAGCGGACTCATCCTCCTTGTTCCCATATCGTCAGTTACCAACGTTCAGGGAGCTCTATAGCAGTCATTGAGAGCATCCTGCACGTCAAATAATGACGAGAAGGGGCAACCCGATGCGTTAATCGGGTAGCCTGACCAAGCGTCCAAATGTAACGTGTTGAGAGTGAGAACGTGTTGAGATTacgcaaaaaaaatatattcaccACAGGAGGGAGCCCTCTGGTAACTTTTTCTCTCAAACAGTCATGACGTCCTGAATATTTTCAAGGTGGCTCTTAATACTGTGATCATTTACAGCAGTACTATGTTCACCGATATTGACCGGAATGCTTTTCTATGTTTCAGTTTGGGTTTTGAGCTGTGCTCGCAGTCACACCTCTAGATTTAAATCAAAGGCAATGTTACAGCTGCTTTTTATCGTGGCTGTGGCTTTTACAGGTAAGATTCTCTTAgtgaaatgttaaatattttcaaaatgaattcaAGCCTTAATCAGGATTTTTGTCTTCTGATAATCATGGACTTAAACTGAACATTATTCTTAAACGTCTCAAAACAGCAACAGAGCTCAATTTGACTAAGATTTTTCTTGTAGACGtttactttaaattttccaTTAAGGACCTTATATAGTAATCTTGTATTGTTatctagttttgtttttgtgctttttaagccatttttaCTATTATACTTGTAACTGTGTCTTCTAGGTTCATCTGATGGATTTGGTGTGTTACCAGATGGTCCTCTAAATGCCTCTGTTGGAGGGACAGCAATGTTCAGAACAAACCTGAACCCAACAGAAACACCATTTCTGTCGATCAACTGGCACTATGTTGTTGGTTCAGGCACTAAGCCCATAATAACTGTACTGCCTGTTTCAAACATTACTGCACCAGGATATGAAGGTAGGATCACCCTCTTCATATCTACTGGATCTCTAGAACTCAAGAATCTAGACTTCAGTGATAGTGGAGAGTACGGTGTCTTCATTCAACCAGCTGATGAGGACACAAAGACAGGACGCATCACACTGGACATATATGGTGAGTAGATGTTGAAAGTAAGgattaaaataacatgttttagtctttaaagtttaaaaacactttattcaACTTTTACTCTTATTCATCTTTATTCTATCCATCCATATACACCCCTGTAACACAGTGTTATACTGAGCagtgaattattttaaatgaaatttggTCCATGAAGAAAACGATTCAAGATGAGATGGTGTCCCTATTATGTCGGAGTAGGGGTTTTTCCCACTGCCCTGAGGGAAGAACCACAACCTGCATTGAACCACAACCTCGCACGCTACACGCTTTCTCCAGTCTGAGCAGAAGCTTCGCCTCCTGGCTGCTACTGATAGCAGATGTTTTGGTGCTTTGTTCATAGCCATCCCAGCTTCTATTTGCCCCTTTGGACCTCCTGTGCACCAAAAgggttcacataagaggttgtgcctggcagagaaaattagtttaggataaaacacttaaaaaatgttttttgtcattttgttttgctaatGGTGTTACCTATTTAGCcttaatgcaaaacatttgttttggtttgtttttgaagTTACGACAAGTTTTGTTTAATGAGTGGTTTCAACACAGATCGACTGTAGCTTGCCACCAGCTCTCATGCAttcattaatatttgtattaaagATATGTAGAAGTATATGTGGAACTTAAACGgtttctaaataaatatttgctttctGTTAACTGAACTGCTTAGGATCTGTTCGCCAAATTGAGTACATAAACATTTCACGTCGCCATTTTAGTAGCCCATTACTCCCTCTGATGACTGGTTAGCATAGCTATTAAGAATCAATTGTAcaaaaggtaatttatttctaatttgggaaataataatattaaaatattactttattcaaatattttatttacccTACTGATTTACATTGTGAACTGGTTGTGTGCACACACAGAAATTGTTGccattaattagttttaaacttATTAAGAACCAAAAACTTtggtttttaaacaaacataacataTTCTCAATAAACTGGGATATCATTGCATAATTTTATTGGTTATTGGTTTCACTTTTATTCTATTGTTCCCTTTTATTCATAGTTTATTAGtttccttcattcttttaatttttcctgAGTAGGCAAGTTGAATGTTATTAGCCTAGTAAAAGAGCTAATAAGTATTAagtatttttacttaaaattgaattattttgttaataaattgttaTATTTTGGACAGAAGTTGTGGTGTATTTATTCACTCCTTCATCTACTGTTGTATAATACCACTGCATTAAGCTGATGTCATTCACGAAGAATCCCTGACAAATTGAAAGTTGCTTgtctaaaattaaatattcaaactttGTTAATGAAtgtgttaataattattaattaaattattaatagttGCTAAAAGCCAAAGCAAACCTGTTGTTGCACAAGTGTTAAGTACTTCAAGTAAAACTCATTTTGGTCAGGTAATCCGAGGCATATAACAAGACGCAAATTCATACTGGATTACTGCATTAGTTTATGATTGCTTTAGAGTTTGTTGTACGTTTTGTTTGATGACAACAGCTTTTTGTTTCCACCAACAGAACCAGTCTCCGATGTAAGAATCTCCTCACTAAGTACAGACTTGGTTGAGTTCAACAGTTCGGTCCAtctctcctgctcctcctctggATCTTCTCTCTCCTTCATCTGGATGAACAGCAGCTCTGATGTTACAGCTGGTGACAGAGTTCAGATCACTGATGGAGGATCAAATCTCACTATAATCAATGTGACCAGATATGACCGGGGATCATACAGGTGTCGTGTGTCTAATCCTGTCAGTTCTATCATCAGTGATCCAGTAAACATCTCTGTTAGTTGTAAGTTGATAATCTATATGCTCACTGTCTGCTTAAATGTCCTTGCAGCCATCAGAGATCAAATCATAATTACACCTCATTGAATAGTTTCAATGATCTTTATGATctgaaaaaattgaaaacacttctagttctttttaaaataataatccaACAAACTCTGTCACATCAGTATAATTTGGAAAGTTCAGCtcttttaaagtaaataaaataaataatagtttttatCTAGTGACTTACTTCATTTAACAGTCTATTTATTTTAGGAAGATTTCAATCTACACAAATATGcctattttatcacattacctCTTAGtaatatttcattttctttacacGTTGCTGTTTCTACACTCAGATGGTCCAGACAATGTTCAAATAGAAGTGCGTCCATCAAAGCAACACCATAAGATTGGGTCAGACATTAGTCTAATCTGCTCTGCTGACTCCACACCTTCTGCTGAATTTCTATGGTTTCTGAATGGAGACCAGCTGTCAAATACTGGACCAGAGCTCAGACTGATGAACATTCAGACAAATCAGAGTGGAGACTACAGCTGTCAGGCCtttaacagcaaaactctgagatatcagacatCTCAGCCTTCAGCTGTTTTTGTACATGGTAggtatgaaaacattttcataaatagATACGTGTTGTAAAAATAAGTGGTAGCATCACTACTAGGACTTGAAATAAGATTATAACAGCCTCAACATGACCGTGGTCCAGAACAATTACAGCGCCCCCCAAATTAACCTGATTATAATACAGTTACTGGTTGCTACATTAAGAATCataataatgtaataataataataataatagtatagTAAGACAAAATTTCAGCACTTCAACTCGTCCTGGAGAAAGATTTGAATCACGGCTCTtaaattcatccatccatcacctaTACTAGTAGAAAGTGCAAACACAAATCTTTCAACATTTACCATCTTAAATCAGGACAAGAAATCAGCTGGATTTGATCCTGATGGTTTTCCACTTTTATAGACGGATCCTTTAAGTTGTTTGTTGTCACCAACAGAACCAGTCTCCGGTGTAAGAATCTCCTCACTAAGTACAGACTTTGTTGAGTTCAACAGTTTGGTCCATCTGTCCTGCTCCTCCTCTGGATCTTCTCTCTCCTTCATCTGGATGAACAGCAGCTCTGATGTTACAGCTGGTGATAGAGTTCAGATCACTGATGGAGGATCAAATCTCACTATAATCAATGTGACCAGATATGACCGGGGATCATACAGGTGTCGTGTGTTTAATCCTGTGAGCAATGCCAGCAGTGATCAAGTAAACATCTCTGTCAGCTGTGAGTTATATATTCACCCATATAATAATCTCTTTTTGAAATGGAAGAAATGCCAATGAAACCAGTTCATCAAAGCTTAAATGGGTGTTGCTTGTTGGTATTTCTACATAATTTGGAAATACATAAAGAAcgcattttttaaaatcagaataaGTAAAACACCGTCATATTTATAAAACATCTGTTGAATATGGAGCAATAATCATCTCATTAATGACATCAGGGATCTAAAACACTTTGAATATGCACTTCTGTCTCACATGGTTATAATATTTGTCTTTTACCTAAAGATTTAGGTTTTAAGGATGAAGTTGATGTTAAACTAACACTACACTAAGAAAGCTTGTTATGTTGTTACTGTGTAGAATTCATTAATAATAGTTGTTCTTTACAATTACAGATGGCCCAGAAAATGTAAGAATATCACAATCCCAAAAACAATATGAGAAAGGGTCGGACATCCTCCTGTCTTGTTCGGCTGACTCTAGACCTCCTGCTACGTTTCAATGGTTGATGAATGGACTCCTTCTACCTAGTTCCGGATCTGAGCTAAAACTCAtcaatattcagagcaatcagAGTGGAAACTACAGCTGTCGGGCCTTTAACAACAAAACCTTAGTTTATCAAACATCTGAAATTATAACTATCTCTGTAGCCGGTAAGTTACACTACAGTCACAAACTGTAACatggtttactttttttttatgtgacagaccaacacaaagtagcatataACTGTGAAGAAGAGGAACAATACGTGGTTTTCAAAATCATTTACAGTTAAaaagtgtatttgtattcagccccacaGTACCTTGTTTAACCACCATTCACTCAGactaaattgaatttatttatttatgccagGAAATTtgattttgatctcatctgacaaGAACAATTGGTTTAAGTCGAAATTTAATATGGCCTGTTTCTAGCTTGTTAGATAGGGTCTGCAATACTAACAACCAGtcatatacatttttatcagaGGCTCCTATGCATCCGATACcaatattacaggtccttctcaaaatattagcatattgtgatgaagttcattattttccataatgtaatgatgaaaatttaacattcattgcacactaactgaaatatttcaggtcttttattgtcttaatacggatgattttggcatacagctcatgaaaacccaaaattcctatctcacaaaattagcatatttcatccgaccaataaaagaaaagtgtttttaatacaaaaaacgtcaaccttcaaataatcatgtacagttatgcactcaatacttggtcgggaatccttttgcagaaatgactgcttcaatgtggcgtggcatggaggcaatcagcctgtggcactgctgaggtcttatggaggcccaggatgcttcgatagcggcctttagctcatccagagtgttgggtcttgagtctctcaacgttctcttcacaatatcccacagattctctatggggttcaggtcaggagagttggcaggccaattgagcacagtgataccatggtcagtaaaccatttaccagtggttttggcactgtgagcaggtgccaggtcgtgctgaaaaatgaaatcttcatctccataaagcttttcagcagatggaagcatgaagtgctccaaaatctcctgatagctagctgcattgaccctgcccttgataaaacacagtggaccaacaccagcagctgacacggcaccccagaccatcactgactatgggtacttgacactggacttctggcattttggcatttccttctccccagtcgtcctccagactctggcactttgatttccgaatgacatgcagaatttgctttcatccgaaaaaagtactttggaccactgagcaacagtccagtgctgcttctttgtagcccaggtcaggtgcttctgccgctgtttctggttcaaaagtggcttgacctggggaatgcggcacctgtagcccatttcctgcacacgcctgtgcacggtggctctggatgtttctactccagactcagtccactgcttccgcaggtcccccaaggtctggaatcggcccttctccacaatcttcctcagggtccggtcacctcttctcgttgtgcagcgttttctgccacactttttccttcccacagacttcccactgaggtgccttgatacagcactctgggaacagcctattcgttcagacatttctttctgtgtcttaccctcttgcttgagggtgtcaatagtggccttctggacagcagtcaggtcggcagtcttacccatgattggggttttgagtgatgaaccaggctgggagttttaaaggcctcaggaatattttgcaggtgtttagagttaactcgttgattcagatgattaagttcatagctcgtttagagacccttttaatgatatgctaattttgtgagataggaattttgggttttcatgagctgtatgccaaaatcatctgtattaagacaataaaagacctgaaatatttcagttagtgtgcaatgaatctaaaatatatgaatgttaaattttcatcatgacattatggaaaataatttactttatcacaatatgctaatattttgagaaggatctgtatcTCACTACCCTTTCGACACCATGAAAAAATGACCACACTGCTGAccacattgcttctctgctttagTTAAACACCCTCCCTACTGTCTTGCAACTGTCACATACctaaacaaataccacatggacAACCACCACCCCTCCCCCTCcagaaacacatacacaaacagcatcaagatGGTAATAAATACTGGTTTTTAATATAGGTCCAGTTTTACTTAGCAGACCAAtaccaacatttttaaaaaatgacaaaaatgggCTGATACCGATGTGTTGTAGAGTTATGGTTAAAGACATTTTTCCTAGCAACATTCCTATCTGTTTCATACTACTACTTTTGTGTATAGAAATACTATGTTTCTGTGAAGGTATTGTGTAACTTGTCAGTTTTGCTTTGTaaacatggttttatttttttatttagttttagaaaGCAACACCCTACTCGCTGGAGCCATTGCAGGAATTGTAATTGCGTGTTTAGTAGGCACATCTCTGATTGTTTTTGGAGTGTACTACATACTTAAAACAAAGTAAGtgctctgaaaataaaaacaaccttatatagttattaataatttacgtttattgtttttaatttatttttttttaaattaacaaacGTCATAATCGTTATATGTTGCTATTGCACTGTTTTGTAGTTATAATCATAACCTTGGGGTTGGctgtatttgctgttatttgtaCTACATTAAAGATAATTGTAAgtgtaagaaaatatttatgcaGTGAGTAtgattgtattgtttttaataattataaaaaaagtAGGGTAGGATTATAGGGGATGTggggaatatttaaaaaaaaacatctcatttattcagtgttttaaatttatttttttc
This genomic stretch from Girardinichthys multiradiatus isolate DD_20200921_A chromosome 3, DD_fGirMul_XY1, whole genome shotgun sequence harbors:
- the LOC124866059 gene encoding carcinoembryonic antigen-related cell adhesion molecule 8-like; its protein translation is MLQLLFIVAVAFTGSSDGFGVLPDGPLNASVGGTAMFRTNLNPTETPFLSINWHYVVGSGTKPIITVLPVSNITAPGYEGRITLFISTGSLELKNLDFSDSGEYGVFIQPADEDTKTGRITLDIYEPVSDVRISSLSTDLVEFNSSVHLSCSSSGSSLSFIWMNSSSDVTAGDRVQITDGGSNLTIINVTRYDRGSYRCRVSNPVSSIISDPVNISVSYGPDNVQIEVRPSKQHHKIGSDISLICSADSTPSAEFLWFLNGDQLSNTGPELRLMNIQTNQSGDYSCQAFNSKTLRYQTSQPSAVFVHEPVSGVRISSLSTDFVEFNSLVHLSCSSSGSSLSFIWMNSSSDVTAGDRVQITDGGSNLTIINVTRYDRGSYRCRVFNPVSNASSDQVNISVSYGPENVRISQSQKQYEKGSDILLSCSADSRPPATFQWLMNGLLLPSSGSELKLINIQSNQSGNYSCRAFNNKTLVYQTSEIITISVAVLESNTLLAGAIAGIVIACLVGTSLIVFGVYYILKTKKCNGNPSNRSTSTITGGDRRHNTASTNEELNYADVKFSKNINNGKVQRGIESDSSNYADIRVNNN